The nucleotide window ATATTGCAAAAAGGCATTCAAATCTCACAGTCTCAGTCACTCAAGATTTAAAATCATAACTTGTTTTGATTATGGTTATTACCTGAATTATGCTTCTCTCTcaagcttccccccaccccgcccagtgAGAATTTTGTTTTGAACACTGCAGTCTTACCGAGACTGGAGATGGCTACCTGACTCTGTGTGCGCGCCTGTCAAGTAGAAAGGGTCATCTTCTGCACCATGACAAATGTTTCACAGCCTCACTCTTTGTCCTTCCAAGTTGATCTCCAGGAACACAGTTAATAACCCAAAGTATCTATAGATTTTATCAAAAGTAACACAAAAAAGCTATGAGGACAGacatggggatgtttactgaagAAAAGAAATTTCAGGAGAGATGTTAGTGAGGTTTTCAAAGTTCTAAATATTTTTAAAGTTCCAAATAGTGAGGTTTTCAAAGTTCGAAATTGAACCCttataatgcatctgccattcctTTCGACATCTTAATTGTTCTAGAACTTTTAAAGTGTTGGTTAACGCTCTCATTTATCACTTGACCTTATAGCTTGGTAACATCAACAAATCTTGTAATATTCCTGCATATTATTATTGCAGTAACACATGGGTTAATTTACTGCAAGTTCTTGGAGGTTGAATGTGTTACAGCCAACATAAATCTGAGCAGTCAATTAGAGTAAACCAATACTAACTGGAGAGTGTGAAAATCGGAGTGCAGATGGAGGGAATTCAGTCTGCTTCACAGATGAAGTTCTGCAAATCATTGTGGATGGCACGAGAGACCTCAGAAATGCCCTCTCGAGGTCTTAAGGGTAAATAGCCACTAAAGGTCCAACAGATATGGAAGGCAATCATGCAGCAGGTtaacagggcctcagtgacatgatttggtggtctatagattGTTATTACTGGCTGTTTTAAAAGAGATTTAGTGCAGATGACAGCCTGCAAAATTATCCAATTGGCAATATTTATGTGTCTAATGTAGAATTTACTATGAGCACAATGGGGCTCTCTGCTAACTAATTGGGATATCTGGAATTATTAAGTGTACATTGTGAAAAACAGTACTCAGTTTAAAGAAAGTATTACAGATAATAGGGTAAGTTTTTGAGCAAACATTGTGCTAAAAGCTTTatgctctgaacaccaacaacaaaaaaaatacattctTTGCATGTTAGGTAGGAGAGCCTGACCTTATATGTGTAATCGGTTTCTCTCCATCCGTCAGTGTGAAGCAACTTGGATATATGAAGATGTGAAAAGAATGGGAGAGAAACGCACCATTTGATCCACTAGATGGTGCAAATTTGAGCAGAGCTCCCTCCTTCCACCCACTCCGCGCCAAATGACTAGTAATGTTAACTCCAGGGGAAGACAAGACAGTAAGAAAAAAAACGTGTGCTCCTGGTGATTTTCATTCTGATAGGCCTAGCTGAAAGTGTGGGAAACCTAATCTACCCTGAGGATCCTGCATTCGGTCGGTTCCTTAAAGGCAACCATTCTGcttttcaaataaaaaaaaatgcagcctgAGTTAAAATGATTATGAAACAATCTCTCCCATCCATTTGATAAGACTTACTTCCAGCTCCATTGTACATATCCACAAACTGCTGAAATTGATTATTTAACTGGGAGGAACAAGTCACATTACATGTCTCGAAAGGCATTATGTGTTAGAAATGGAAGTTTTACACGAATAGAGAAAATGAAATGCTGTTGTGCCTTTGAGGCTTAAAATTAAAAGGCATTCCAAAAACTATGAAGTTATATTTATAGTTGTAATGCAATGAATTATAAATAAGTTTATTCTATTATcttattttaatttctatatatTGTTTTTTATATCATTCTCAAGGCATTTAATCTGTGCAGAGTCTATGAAAGAAGCTTCTATTATTTTTCATTATTTCTGTAGTTAGGCGACTCATGACACACTGGGCTCTTGTTTCTGGTCAAACGCAGCCTCGAGAAACTGGTAAAGTATTTCTTAAAGAGGCTCTAAAACTTCCGTTTTTGAGATGTGACAATCTTTGATTTCGATAGCTCTGGAGAAACCATTTCTGACACTGATTCAATTGTCAGTTCTTTCCGCGTTTCAGTGTCCAACATCTGTCTAAAGTCACTAAGAGGGCCGAAAAGCTTCTACCCTTCAATTTCAATAGCTCAGGACCTCTCGGATTCATAGTTACACGGTGATTGATGTCACGTTCTTCTGCAGACTTATCGTCCTTAGATGAACGAGTTTTATTTATTATGGTGATAGTTGGATTTCCCGATGACCATTTCTGTAACTCCAATCGTGTTCAAAAAACCAGAGACCCTTCATTTGTGACTTGTGGGCTTTCGCCACGAGTCAGGAATCCATTTCTAGTGTGGAACTTTGGAAGGTGGAGCAAAAAGTATCTGCACCTTGATAATCATGACAAGAAGGAAACGATGCTTTCCGAATCCATGTCCTCTTGACAACTGACTCCGAGTCACCTCCAGTCCTGCAACAGTAATTGCCTTCTCAAACTTGATGATCTCCAATGTCCAACCCTGTTTATAACTGTTTGACCTTTCTGGATATCCAGAAATGGAGTGGATCCAAAGTTACCAATATATTCAAAGTGTTCTTTGCTCCTTTAGGGGTATTTCGCAGGAGATGATCTATGAAAAATTTTGATCAGCAGCATTTTATCTGATCGTTTAGACAATTGTTTTCTCCCGTtgaattgtttaaaatacaaaTGCCGCAGACCCTTCAGTGTACACCCCACACCGGTCTAACCTGATTAAAATCTTGTACTTAGTGTAAATGTATACACACAGCAAGGCGCCGATTGAACCGTTACTCCTGACGTGGAGATGACTTGCTCCATCTACCGAGTGGATGGTCTTTCCATTTCCGAATTATTCGTACCGTGAGCctggagattggggggagggggaagagagaaggagagagagagagaaaggggcgaagagggagaaggaagagtgggaggtgagggggatagagagggagggggtcTCTCCGACAGCTCTGAGTCACCTCACCACGACTACATTTGGAAATGCTGAAAGGGGCTCCCTGCCCTGCGCTACCCCTTTAAGACTCGTTAGCGGTCCCCACGGCTCACGTGTACCCGGTTGGGTTAAACCCGCTGCTGCCGGCATATTCACATTACTACTACGctcagagagggtggggagggtcGTAGTCCTGTTCTCTTAAGATGTCCCTGCAAGAAGATATTGGTGCTAGTAAAGGTGAATGTAAAGATTTTAAGGTATGgttgtgtatgttttttttaagggAGTTGACCAAAAGCATTTGTCTCCTTGGTTGCTGACTTGGGTTCTTTGTATTTAGGAGAAATGTTCAGCGACCAGAGAAGCCCCTTTGCTCACCTTCTTTGGCAAGCTGTCTCAATTCGGACCGTTGAAATACCTGGTACGTGGCTGCTTAGTGCGTACGGGCTACTGTGATCCCTGATATGTTCTGACTGTTAACGGTAACTGGAAGTTAAGGGGTTTCTCCCTCACAAATTGTCTCCATGTGTTTGAGTTGCCATCAGTTACCACGTGCTATGTGTCGTTTTCACTGGAATCAAATTGCACCGGTTTGGACTACAACTGGATTACAATGTAACGTGTTTTTATGTGTCTCAAAGCTCCTGCTTCAAGTCTTGTAAGGAGTCTTACTTGTGTTTGTTTGGAATCATTATTTTATTTACGTGCTACTGTTAGGGTTTTGGAATACTTCTAGGGCTGATAAATTTAGAAGTTGAAGGTGTAAAAGCAGCTGAATGTATGTAATACCCCAGGTTAATGGTAGTAACTAGCAAAGGAGGGTTCCTAATCCTGATTGGTATCCATTAAATCCTGCTGGACAGTGTTTGGTAAGAAGAGGATTGGAGTTAGTAGCAATGCTCTCCATGGTCCAAGTAGCCTGTTGATGTTGCAGGGTCACCCATGCAAAATGTCGACTTGGCCTTTGTTGGTGTGTGAAACCTTTTATCAGCAACAGTCGGTACCTTTTTTGGGGGTGGGAGTAGAAGAAAGGTGAAATGGTAGAAGAAAATACTACCAAGCTCAAGGGAAGGAAAAGGGAAATGCTGGCAAACTAAAATAAAcaagaaatgcacagcaggtcagcagCTGAGTAAGATTAATTGTTATAATGTTGTCTTTCCAATGCCTGTCTGAGGTGTCCTTTGTATTGCATACAGAAATTCAAACCTCTTTCAGCATTTTGAAGTAATTACATTAAATCAGATAgctgtgtgaagtggtgcattttggtgggaagaatgaggccacatactgcttggataataagagtctaaatggggtagaggtgcaAAGGGACCTAGAAGTACAgctacacatcactaaaagtagtctTGCAGGTTAATTaagccattttttttaaaaaaagcaaaccaagcactgagttcatttctagatggatagaattgaaaagcagagaagttatgttacccttgtatagaaccatggttagaccacacttgaagtattgtgcacagttctggtctccatattatagaaaggctatagagacattggagagggtgcaaaaaagattcatgaggatgataccagaactgatgcTATCCTTATCtagaaaggctggggctcttttctctagaaaagagaagggtgacctgatggagatcttttaagataatagggttttatagggtagatgtagagaaaatgtttccacttatgggcctgtccaaaactagaggtcataaatataaaatagtcactaataaatccaatagggaattcaggagaaacttctttatctaaagtggtaagaatgtggaatgtgctaccacaaggagtagttgaggcaaatagcatagatgcctttaaggagaagctagatgataaatacatgaaggagaaaggaatagaaggatatgctgatagggttagatgaagaggggtggaaggaggtttgtgtggaataTAAATGttggcatagacaagttgggccatatggcctgttcctgtgcagtAAAATCTATGTAGCTGTCTCTTTCTGAAAATGATCTATTTTCTTCCCTGGTTAGTTTTTTATGAATTGTTGCTCCATAACCTCCAGTAATCATTGCTCAGCTGTAAGTCCTGCAAACATTCTCTGTTGGTGACACTGGTTTCTTCATTGTTCTGTCTAACATTTATGGTTGCTCAATCAGCCCAGTGCTATGGAATGCCCCAATCCCCTTACTTTAccatctctctatctactttcaaaaactttgtttatatatttttttaaaactcacctcttttaactctctcccctccctcttttccctCCTGCTTGGCATCAGTTGTTTTCCTTTGCCCTGTAAAGCTATATGATTCTTTCTTTAATATATCTGTGTGTGTTGCTGCTTTTAACAAATGCTGAATAATCTGTGAATTTCCAACAATTTGTTCCTATGAATGAAGATGTTGTAAGTTAGCAAATCAGTTGAATGTCCTCTTTATGCTTTAGGGTAGTGTCGTCCAATATGTTAGCCATTAGCTacttgggaatccagatgtggctaattgcatttctgaataTTTATTagtcattgggcatgtgatctctaTTCATATGactgtattttaattttttttgtgcatttgttggtaaaatggtaagatgaaaagcagagtgtgctgaGTCTTTTGATCAAGTGCTTTGCTCCCCTGCTTACCAACTGGTAGTagatgttaagtaaatatacagtgatgtccatttacctgtattgtgtgtaatgcattttagccacatgcactaattttttaGTATAAACGTATCTCACGAGCcactgtggctagtcagcaatttgtATTGACGACAAGACTGCTTTTAAGATTAATTAGATGACACTTTGTGGAAGACAGTCCTGTGAATTTTTTGCATGATCATTACTGCAGGTAATAGCAGCTCCATTATATTTGCCCATTTTTAAAGAATAAATGGGCACTGCACACTAATTACTATCAGCAATCTTGCACAATTTGTTCATGGGTCGGGGGGAAACACCTAGATTATCTCTGCATGAAAGCCATTTTTAGTGGATTGGGCTGAAGAACCTGCAGCTCTTGTAATTGCTTCATCAATTGGAGGCAAGTAAAGTGATGATAAGGTACTCGTCCACTTTAAGACAGTTGATTTGGTAATGGATTTTATTAGCTGCTCACTGCCTTAATCAAATCACTAATCCATGCACACAAAAAGGTCGCAAGTTTGATTCTTAGTCTATAGTGAATTAACTGTAAAATAGCCTccgactcacacatgaagaatggtaacTTGGATGAGTTATTGGAGGACAGCAAGTATCTAATGAACTATATGCCAGAGGCTATTGATGAAAGCTGGCAGGGAAGGAATGATGTTTGGTACCTAATGTGGGTGTGAAATATATGGAatatgtttgctgtaaaatactaCTTGGGAGTGCAGGATGCTGTATATTCAGTGAGGTCCTTTTGTAAGCGGGTGATAAGTTGAGTTGTGGCCGGGAGCAAACAGTATGAAGTCTGTTGTGTTGTGCTAGTCAGTGTTGTCCATCTTAGTTCTCAATAATATGCAGCTTGTGCATATCTTTAATTCTGCTCTGGTTTTTGCCTTTCATAAATAGTGCAATGAATATAAGCTCAGCTCAAATCCTGTACTTTAGatctgagtgtgtctgtattttatAGTTTAGAAccagagaaaagatacagcacagaagggggccattcggccaatcatgtCCATGCCGtcttgaagaacaaccagctgcccattctaatcccaccttcctgcACCcaatctgtagccctgcagcttacagcactttaggtgcaggtccaggtatggcgaattccatgcacccaccaccatctggatgtcccctctaatccttccgccaatcagcttaaatctatgtcctctagttcttcaaCTCTCTGCCAGGGGAaccagatacttcctgtctattctatctaggtccctcataattttgtacacctcaatcaagtctaccctcagcctcctctgctccaaggaaaacaaccccagcctatccgatctctcctcgtagctgcaattttcaagccctggcaacattcttgtaaatcttctctgcactctctccagagcaattacgtccttcctgtaatgtggtgaccagaactgcgcacaatactcaagctgtagccttaccagcgttttatacagttccatcattacatccctacttttgtattctataccttggctaataacggaaagcattccatatgttttcttcacaaccttatttacctgtactgccaccttcagggacctgtgcacatcctcttcactatcacctacacggccaatttttgtgtcatctgcaaatttgccaaacatgccccctacattcaagtccaaatcattaatatataccacaaacagcaagggatccaacactgagccctgtggtacaacactgagccctgtggtacaccactggaaacagatttccattcacaaagacatccatcatcCTTTACcattttgtttcctgttactgagccaattttggatccaattcgccacatttccctgtatcccatgggcttttacttttctgaccagtctgcatgtgggaccttgtcaaatgccttactaaaatccatgtagacaacatccactgcactgccctcatcaatcctccttgtcacttcctcaaagaattcaatcggaTTTgtaaagcatgaccttccctgaacaaatccatgctgactccctgattaaaccatgcctttccaagtgatagtttatcctattagtttgcccaccaccgaggtaatactgaccggcctataattgttcggcctttcccttgtaccctttttaaacaatggtattacgtttgcagtcttccagtcctccggtttGTTTAATGGACAAAGAAATCTTGTGTTAGACTATCTCTTgggaggtaagtttttttttctctggagaAAGTCtagttttttttggtggggggtggagggaaagaaagagaggagaTAGCCCAGTGAAAATTTCAAGCTACTATAGGCAATCTTGAAGTGGCACAATGCATGGAGTCATAAGGTGCCTTTTAAAAGTAGGATATTCCTGGACCTTTAATGGCATTGAGGACTGGGTGCAGGAATCTTCTACTATCATCTCACTTTTATGTTATAGCATTTTTCAAGTAAGTTCTGGAGACATCTAAAATTCCTGAGTGTGTAAAGTCTCTGTTTTTCTAGTTCAGCATATTTCGGAGGTTGACAACTTgggctactttctctgcacaagtGGAAGAGGTGAAAGCAATCAACTCGAACACTCTGCTCACAGGAAGACGTTGGGTCACGGGGAAGAAACGCCTAAGCAGACTAGCGCGGTTTGTGTTTACTATGGCACCTTGCAGACTGCAGCAAGTGCTTGGCTTCCCTGTGGCCAGCAGTTTGGGACAAGGTGAAATTTCAGatggtaagttttttaaaattgacTCTTAGTGATTTGGCTACTGTTATGTACAAGTATAATTTCTAGACTGTATTCTAACCAATGATCTATCATTTAAAAAGTGTGCCATTAGGCTTCTGTGATCTTGGATTAGTTTTAATATTTGGAAGTACCTTTTGGCGTAGAGGAATAAATGGGGAGCTTTGCTGTAATCTTAAGTCTCCACACAATTGGGAAGCAAGCTCTTGGATCACTCCTTGCTGATCCCCCAATAAAAGTGTTCAAACTCTTATTTTGAGAGCTTCCAATGACTTTGACTGACTCAAGTGATCTTGGGCACATATGGTTCCAATTTTGGCCAGTAGCCTGGAGTAAATGGTAGGTGATGTGATGCAGTTCTTTTGTGACTACAAGCTCATCAAACCGCTTCTGAAACCCCATTTGATAGCCAAATGAGTCAAATAATGTATTACTAATGTTGATGTGTCCTGTGATCTCACTAAGTAGACTCTAGTTGGAACCAGTCTGAAGTGTGTATTTTAGCAGGATTTTGAGAAGGCAGTGCTTATAAGAGTGGCAGGCACTTGGTCCTCTTTAAAATTGCAGCAGAACTCGTGTGCTAAAATTGCGCACAAGCCGGTTTGCATCTTTTTACACCATCCCAAGTTGGGAAGAAAGATTGGTGGGCAGCCTGCTCCCAAGCACCTACCAATGCAGTATAATTAGCTGTTTATCACAGGTCATAAGAGCTGCCAGGGATGGAATTTTTTGTCCTATCCCAGGGGCGCGACCAAAATAGAAGCCTGTTCTAAAGGGAATATCTTGCCACTGTGTGTTACAGCATGTTGGAAACGTAGTGCTAAGATACTGTTGTGACCTTGTTCTTGTGATTCTAGAACCAGTATCTGGTTTTAGAAATCTTGTGCCACAGAAAGGAGTATTGAGACTTTTTAATCTCGGTTGAAATTTTGCTGTTCAGATTGTTCCAGAATCTAACAGGAGTTCTGTTCATGTGTAAAAGGAActccttcaaaaaaaattctgcttttaaaATCACTAATATAAGGAAATGCCTTTTGTGTTAATTGCTCCTGAGAGAAATTTACAACAGCCTGTTTGTGGTTAGCAGTTATTCACTTCTACAAAGTTCTGTTCAAATTtgcgatgatgtggagatgccggtgatggactggggttgacatttgtaaacaattttacaacaccaagttatagtccagcaattttattttaaattcacaagctttcggagattttctccttcctcaggcaaatcaggcatttgcctgaggaaggagaaaatctccgaaagcttgtgaatttaaaataaaattgctggactataacttggtgttgtaaaattgtttacaaatttgCGATGGGGAAGGAGATGATTACGAttgtagtttattttataatttaaATTTAACCATTGGTCTGTCAAACATCCCTCCTGTTCTGTAAAACAGACACTCTGGTTTCTGCTAAGCTTTCTAGCGAAGCCATATTCCATCCAAAAAAAACCTGCTCATTCCTAACCAGCAAAGCATGTTTAGGACCACTTTGAGGGAACCAAGTCCACGTACTAGGTGTTGTTGCCTTCGTAGTAGCTTAGAGGGACTTGTGTTCCTGGCGTAGTGTCCTGCAATAACTTGTAAATGACAGGGACATTTATTTCGTACTTTCTCTTGGTTGGCGAATTTGGCTAT belongs to Heptranchias perlo isolate sHepPer1 chromosome 29, sHepPer1.hap1, whole genome shotgun sequence and includes:
- the org gene encoding oogenesis-related isoform X1 encodes the protein MSLQEDIGASKGECKDFKEKCSATREAPLLTFFGKLSQFGPLKYLFSIFRRLTTWATFSAQVEEVKAINSNTLLTGRRWVTGKKRLSRLARFVFTMAPCRLQQVLGFPVASSLGQGEISDELRSSPNKPCGKGSKRKQDDVDDEELCWIESLSCDLPEDDDLVEDPTYEPSKYYTDSEDISEEHRECNDTETDLEVEETGSPGLMRLKETPCHEENENGAPCIDSEEHINSGD
- the org gene encoding oogenesis-related isoform X2; the encoded protein is MSLQEDIGASKGECKDFKEKCSATREAPLLTFFGKLSQFGPLKYLFSIFRRLTTWATFSAQVEEVKAINSNTLLTGRRWVTGKKRLSRLARFVFTMAPCRLQQVLGFPVASSLGQGEISDELRSSPNKPCGKGSKRKQDDVDDEELCWIESLSCDLPEDDDLVEDPTYEPSKYYTDSEDISEEHRECNDTETDLEVEETGSPGLMRLKETPCHEIEKLRLTLTFSFKYL